In Uranotaenia lowii strain MFRU-FL chromosome 2, ASM2978415v1, whole genome shotgun sequence, one genomic interval encodes:
- the LOC129742305 gene encoding RNA-binding protein 25-like, translating into MDGNNPARSDELNNNIKGRANSLQQALINVFERDKERDKEREKERYIERDKERDKERDKERVKEIDRERDKESDKERERDKERDKERDKERDKERDKERDKETEKETDKERDKESDKERDKERDKKRDKERDKERDKERDKERDKERDKERDKEREIKRKIKREIKRDIKRDIKRER; encoded by the exons ATGGATGGAAATAATCCTGCAcgtagcgatgaattgaacaatAACATCAAAGGGCGCGCCAATTCGCTGCAACAAGCTTTGATCAACGTGTTCG AGAGAGATAAAGAGAGAGAtaaagagagagagaaagagagataTATAGAGAGAGATAAAGAGAGAGATAAAGAGAGAGATAAAGAGAGAGTTAAAGAGATAGATAGAGAGAGAGATAAAGAGAGCGATAAAGAGAGAG agaGAGATAAAGAGAGAGATAAAGAGAGAGATAAAGAGAGAGATAAAGAGAGAGATAAAGAGAGAGATAAAGAGACAGAAAAAGAGACAGATAAAGAGAGAGATAAAGAGAGCGATAAAGAGAGAGATAAAGAGAGAGATAAAAAGAGAGATAAAGAGAGAGATAAAGAGAGAGATAAAGAGAGAGATAAAGAGAGAGATAAAGAGAGAGATAAAGAGAGAGATAAAGAGAGAGAGATAAAGAGAAAGATAAAGAGAGAGATAAAGAGAGATATAAAGAGAGATATAAAGAGAGAGAGATAA